A window of the Halopseudomonas phragmitis genome harbors these coding sequences:
- a CDS encoding NADH:ubiquinone reductase (Na(+)-transporting) subunit D, which yields MAKASAKQVLFEPIFSNNPIALQVLGICSALAVTTSLSVTLVMCVALTSVCALSNLFISVIRNQIPSAIRMIVQMVIIASLVILVDQTLKAFAYDASKQLSVFVGLIITNCIVMGRAEAFAMQNPPAMSFLDGIGNGLGYSFILIVVAVIRELFGAGSLLGFEILPLVNAGGWYQPNGMLLLPPSAFFIIGLIIWALRTWDKGQVEAVEFKMAPQTRAAKEAM from the coding sequence ATGGCTAAGGCAAGCGCCAAGCAGGTGCTCTTCGAGCCCATTTTTAGTAACAACCCGATCGCTCTGCAGGTACTGGGGATTTGTTCGGCCCTGGCAGTGACCACCAGCCTGAGTGTAACTCTGGTCATGTGTGTGGCGCTGACTTCGGTCTGTGCACTGTCCAACCTGTTCATTTCGGTAATTCGTAACCAGATTCCCAGTGCGATTCGTATGATCGTGCAGATGGTGATCATCGCCTCTCTGGTAATTCTGGTTGACCAGACCCTCAAGGCTTTCGCCTATGACGCCAGCAAGCAGTTGTCGGTGTTCGTCGGTCTGATTATCACCAACTGTATCGTGATGGGGCGTGCTGAGGCCTTCGCCATGCAGAACCCGCCGGCCATGAGTTTCCTTGATGGTATCGGTAACGGTCTGGGCTACAGCTTCATCCTGATCGTGGTTGCGGTCATCCGTGAACTGTTCGGTGCCGGCTCGCTGCTGGGCTTCGAGATCCTGCCGCTGGTCAATGCCGGTGGTTGGTATCAGCCCAACGGTATGCTGCTGTTGCCGCCGTCGGCGTTCTTCATCATCGGCCTGATCATCTGGGCCCTGCGTACCTGGGACAAAGGCCAGGTCGAGGCTGTCGAGTTCAAGATGGCCCCTCAGACCCGTGCCGCCAAGGAGGCCATGTAA
- a CDS encoding Na(+)-translocating NADH-quinone reductase subunit C, translating into MSAKKETVGRTITVALLVCLVCSVVVSTAAVSLKPIQITNQLLDKQRNILSIAGLLEPGVPVQEQFQKITPRLVDLRTGKFSDELDPLSYDQARAAKEPALSSRLDSSDDIAAIRRREHFATVYMVENEDGIETLILPIHGAGLWSTLYGFVALEGDLNTVVGLGFYQHAETPGLGGEVDNPNWKQQWTGKLIYNDDGSVAVQVLKGSVDSNSPRIQHQVDGLAGATLTSRGVENLVRFWMGENGFRPFLDNLRAGEA; encoded by the coding sequence ATGTCAGCTAAGAAAGAAACCGTAGGGCGGACGATTACTGTCGCTCTGTTGGTCTGTCTGGTGTGTTCGGTGGTGGTGTCCACCGCAGCGGTATCGCTGAAACCGATCCAGATCACCAACCAGTTGCTCGACAAGCAACGTAACATCCTGTCGATCGCTGGTCTGCTGGAGCCGGGTGTGCCGGTTCAGGAGCAGTTCCAGAAGATCACCCCGCGTCTGGTCGACCTGCGTACCGGCAAGTTCAGCGATGAGCTGGACCCGTTGAGCTACGATCAGGCTCGTGCTGCCAAGGAGCCGGCATTGTCCAGCCGTCTGGACAGTTCGGACGATATTGCAGCTATCCGTCGCCGTGAGCACTTCGCTACCGTTTATATGGTGGAGAACGAAGACGGGATCGAAACTCTGATCCTGCCGATTCACGGCGCTGGTCTGTGGTCGACCCTGTATGGCTTCGTGGCCCTGGAAGGCGACCTCAACACTGTTGTGGGTCTGGGTTTTTATCAACACGCCGAGACCCCTGGTCTGGGTGGTGAGGTTGATAACCCGAACTGGAAGCAGCAGTGGACCGGTAAGCTGATCTACAACGATGACGGTAGCGTGGCTGTACAGGTGCTTAAAGGCAGCGTCGACAGCAACAGTCCGCGTATCCAGCACCAGGTCGATGGTCTGGCCGGTGCGACTCTGACCAGTCGTGGTGTGGAAAACCTGGTCCGTTTCTGGATGGGCGAAAATGGTTTCCGTCCGTTCCTGGATAACCTGCGCGCAGGGGAGGCTTAA